One genomic region from Neoarius graeffei isolate fNeoGra1 chromosome 4, fNeoGra1.pri, whole genome shotgun sequence encodes:
- the LOC132884467 gene encoding cytochrome b-c1 complex subunit 6, mitochondrial, translating into MVFEKKMILNGDPEEEEEEEEEEMVDPLETVRQKCEETEHCVHTREKLDLCETRVNSRSTEEDCTEELFDFLHARDHCVAHKLFHSVK; encoded by the exons ATGGTGTTTGAGAAGAAAATGATCTTAAACGGAGACCCAGAGGAG gaggaggaggaagaagaggaagaaatggTG GACCCATTAGAGACAGTCAGGCAGAAATGCGAGGAGACGGAGCACTGCGTCCACACGCGTGAGAAACTCGACCTGTGTGAGACGAGGGTGAACTCACGGTCGACTGAAGAGGATTGCACTGAGGAGCTCTTCGATTTCCTGCATGCTCGGGATCACTGC GTGGCCCACAAGCTCTTCCACTCGGTCAAATGA